CGATCCTCAAGTCCTTTTGTTAATCTGAACCTGTTCCTGAGCTGCAAACACCTAGGAATATGTTTTCACAACCAGGGTTCCTCTCTTCCACTTTTGCTGCTTCTGTTTCAGCTCCAGCGTGTCGACTATCAGCCTGACAGGTTAGAGAAGTTTGTAAAGTGGccgaaataaaatttaatttgattgacATACATCAGTAGGAGTAGACGGAGCACATTGAACAGGAACCTTCTCAGGATCTAAAGGACAGAACTTCACCAGGTCTAGGGAGTCGACGTTGAAGAAAACCAATGGAAAGCCATGTTTTCTGGCTAAATGTGGAGTAGAAGTGCTTTGGAGGAATGAGgtgcttttgtatttttctctacCTCTCCATGGACACCTGCCTCTACACTGAAACATTCTAAAAACATCAATTTGTAGCATGAAAACTCGTGAGATGCTGTCGTAGTTCCTCCACTGGAGATCAGACGTCTTCCTGCACTAACTCAGCACTGAGCCCTGTAATGCATATACTGTTATGCTTATTGTGCATTCCTTGACTTTTCTTTTCTACTGTacatttacagcttttctgAACACCTTTATGCAAACTACGTGAGGCACCTTTGTATGAAGCTTTCACACaccttgtctttctttcttaaCTCACAATCTCACATATTAAAGTCCATCTTGTTCTGTTCGTTTGGTGTATTTTACTCATACAGAGGACCAGAACTGTGTGGTTCTGCTGCATATACAGAGTTGGATTTTCTGCGCAGTGAGGCCTTGCACAAAACCTccataaagcagaaaaatacaaCCTACAGCTGGGTAACATTTTGCATCCTCTAAATGACTGCATTTAATAACAATGTGGCTACCTAAAGGGATTTCCTGTATGCCGTTGAGTAGGTATTGTGTGCTATTGGAAATATAAACAGAGTGGTAAAGGTTTTTTAACTTCATGGATTTTCATTTTAGaatcacttgaaataaaatgcaacttaaAGAAATgagctgtttgtcttttttaagaaATTACACCACAGACAATTTTGGGGCTTTCGTATTTTGGTCACTAGAGGACACTGTAGATTCACAGTGATTTCATCGGAAAGAATGTTTTACTGCAGCTAATTAACAATCAGATGATTAAAAGTCAGCTAATTGAACACTTTTTTCAACatacaaaattaaaagcaataaaatttcACATTGTAACTTAAATTCTCCATGTacagttctggaaaaaaaaaataaagatcccACTTCACTGAAACCCATTGCAAACTTcatggtttttccaccaaatatcgatttctgaactcttcatgacttaaaacattagtattgttgtttcaaAATGACCATAAACTGCCACAAACTTAAAAAGTACAACATGCAGACCAAATGTACTTAATAACAGAAACCCCAGTAAATATAAATAGTTACTTTCCATTCCTTCTGGCTGGAGGTTCATTTTCCTGCAGGACAGTGACGCCATACACCCAGTTCAGACCAAAATGTTTAAGTGTTGCAATGGACCGGCCAAGTCCAGTCCTAAATTCCATTGAAAATCAGTAGCTaagcttgaaaactgatgttgaAATCTGttagaaaatgacaaaatgtggaaatgtaataaataagtATGACTGCCTGCAAAACCTAGTCAAGCCGCAAGAGGGCGACACCTTCCTTCAAGGCATCCCATGAAGAAGATAGGGGGTGGAAAAATGGCGTCGCAGTATTACCAAGAAATGCAGGAGAGCTTcagaaataacaacaaaagTCGGGAATTCCCGGCTCATACAGCCAAAGTACACTCGGTGGCGTGGAGCTGCGATGGAAGGAGGCTCGCCTCCGGCTCGTTTGATAAAACAGCCAGCGTTTTTATCCTGGAAAAGGACCGCTTGGTAAGTGAAGCCGCGCAGTGCAATGCATGCTTaacctgttttcttctttattatttcatgTTCTTATGAATACgatatttttaattatagcCGAATTGTCAACAAAGCTGCCCCCACATATAcatatttcttcttctgctgtcagGAAGATTTTTGACTGAAGCGCGATCTGTTAAGATTAGGTTTACAACACTTAGGATTGTAAGGTGAGTTTGGCACTTTTAAAAcgtggattttattttcacacgACCCAGTATGTGAGCTGTCGTTCGGCTTTACTTACATAGCAGATGATTGTAGAATAAAGGCATAAGTAACAGAGTGAAGGTGATGGTTCACACAGATGCGCAACACGACCGCGCTGTTCGTGCCCAGATAGGAGTTAATCCAGACTACAACACCCATTATTAAAACTCATCTCAAGGcacttcataaataaaaaaattaaaaaaatggaattgTAGTACAAATTCAGTCGATTTTAATTCTAACTTAGGTAGTTTCAGATTAGTCATAAACTgccaatgaataaaatatttttcatcttacCAAGAATGTGTTGACAGTTGAGAGAAACCACTTACTTTCTAATTGGAAGAGACCTCCAGCAGAGTCAGAACCAGTCTAAGTTCTGACAACTATCTGCTTTGAGTGATGGGGGTCTGTGAGGGCAGGAaagacacacagaaacacaccttGCTATTcagttcaaaacattttttttttccctgaggGAAACAAAATTTAATTGTTCAAAGAGTTGCTGTGGTTAATGCTGTGAGCTgaaaggatctccagtagcagtcagagAGACTTATGAGTTAAGAATATTATCCTTGCCCATTTTAATCGATTAAAGAgatttgaacttcctccttttGTCTCTGCTCATTGGTCCTGCTTTGCTTGCATGAAACATCCTTTTCAACTCTCATAGGATTAGTGATGACAGGTcaggttttatttgaacatGGCTCTAATTTGTACCTTTCTCTAGGTGAAGGAGAACAACTACAGAGGACATAGTGACAGTGTGGATCAGTTGTGCTGGCATCCAACCAACCCGGATCTGTTTGTCACTGCGTCTGGGGACAAAACCATTCGCATATGGGACGTACGCACCACCAAATGTGTCGCCACAGTCAACACAAAGGGTACAATCATACTTGGACTGCTTGAATCTGGTCTTAGTAAAACTTTAAAGTGctcaaatcattttctttcttgtttttttgttgttgtttttttaattaaggtgAGAACATTAATATCTGCTGGAGTCCAGACGGTCAGACAATCGCAGTCGGGAACAAAGACGACGTGGTGACCTTTATCGATGCCAAGACGCACCGCTCCAGGGCTGAAGAGCAGTTCAAGTTCGAAGTGAACGAGATCTCCTGGAACAACGACAACGACATGTTCTTCCTCACCAACGGGAACGGCTGTATCAATATCCTCAGGTAGAAACCAAATTGATCTGTGAACCTGAAGTTCCTGCAGGTTGTTCTGTGTCCTGTTGGCTCATTATAAACAGTCAGTATTGTCTTGCTTtctaaaaatgaacttttaatggttttgattaagaaaaaaacaaccacataGATTCTTGacaatgattttatttgtgacTATTAGAGCCAAATTCCAAAAATCATGCATGACTTCCATACTGTATCATCTCAAATTATTCAGCAACTGAATCTAAAGACAGAATATTCATTTTTGCAAATGGGGAGAGCAAGAAAACATCTATGGTTTAATTTATGTCGGATCCTCCAATGTCTCCAGGGCAtatctgtgtttctgttgtatatgaataaataattagtACTCTGTACTGTAATTCTTATCCAGATGTACaaattattaaatgtaaatccacttttaattattaaatgtaaatgcaCTTTTATGTATCATCAGTATTTTACTCTTGAAAAACTTCTTACATCTGTCTGTCCTCATTCCTTCTACATCAGTATTTATGATTTGATAATTGTGTAGCAGGATTGCTTTTGCTTCGGTCAAGATGTCtccatttaaatttgaaaaagtaaaagtatttggATACTTTTTTAGTTATACACCtatgtgtttttctgtatgatctttttaaaaaaaataactttttttgcGTCTAATGGATGAGCTATTGAGATCTTGTATGGGGAGTTTCTTCTGTGCTTCAGATCTGAAATGATCAGAGTGTTTTGTTCTTCAGTTATCCGGACCTGAAGCCCATTCAGTCCATCAACGCTCACCCGTCCAACTGCATATGCATCAAGTTTGACCCCACGGGGAAATACTTTGCCACAGGAAGCGCTGATGCTCTCGTTAGTCTGTGGGACGTGGAGGAGCTGGTGTGTGTCCGCTGCTTCTCCAGGTCAGTCCGTGTTTCTCTTTCTCCAAATCATTTGCCCTCAGAGAAACGTCTGGATGAATCAGGgatctttattttcttgctgCTCACACTTCAGACTGGACTGGCCAGTGAGGACTCTGAGCTTCAGCAATGATGGGAAGATGTTGGCCTCCGCGTCTGAGGATCATTTCATTGACATCGCAGAGGTGGAAACAGGTCAGTAACCATGGCAGCAGACATTTAGCAGCAGGGTTTGATATGTGGAAATATCTTTAGGCAGATTCGGTCAGATACTTGGTCCTCTTTGCTACAATTCTCCTCAGAGGTTTCCACTCACTTCATCATGGAAAATGTTGTATCTGAATCCTTCCTTTTTGCAAATTCTGTGTGCTAAATTATTTTGCTGATGTCACACAGGCCTGCAATAGTTTTGTCGGTCTTGGAGCAGAGCCTTTAGTTGACAGAAGGGAGATAAATCATTTAGGTTTTAAACCTCTTCCCATGGTACAGCTTTCCTTAGCAGGTCTCTGTATTTCGTCACACTTTGCGCCACATTAAGCAGAGCAGATTGTGGCGCAGAGGTGAAAGCAAAGCAGAATGAACAAGTTTGAATTGATAATATTTCTTAGTGTGCCTCAGACCTGCTGCGTTTAACTCTTAAGTGATTTTTAATGTAGTGTATCatatttgaaatgttcaaaGATGCCAATGCTTGGGtgttaatattcattttaaatgactcaaGTCTGTCGAGTAGCCTCTGTGAAATCTGCAACACATGAATATATTGTCCTACGTGTTCCTGAGACACTCCTTCAAATGTTCTAACACACTCAAGCATTCCCAAATGTTTTCGCAAACACTGATACGATATTACATTTTGTGGATTTCTTTTAACGCTTCTGTTTAGACATGTTGAGCTCGTGTCATTTTTTGAATATTGTTTCAAATGTTCTcgacacaaaaaaaaaggaaagtttgtGAAACTTGAGCTCCTGTGCCGCTGTACATTGCAGATAGTTGCTAACATGTAACATGTCAGAACCTCAGAGTTATCAGATCTCACGCTTCTGGCCAAAAATAGGGATTTGTTAAATGATGTCAGGATgttgtagaaaataaatgaaattaatttttgaGCTGAGAATATTTGGAAGCAAACCAGTAGGCTTTTTTTACGTTGCAGGTGAGAAGCTGTGGGAGGTTCAGTGCGATTCCCCAACGTTCACAGTCGCCTGGCACCCAAAGAGACCCCTGCTGGCCTACGCCTGCGACGACAAGGAGGGCAAATATGACAACAACCGAGAGGCAGGGACAGTTAAACTGTTTGGCCTTCCCAACGACTCCTGAGGAGCATCAGCTCGTCTGTTGACAGGAGTATTTACACCTTGATGACAAAGGCAGTGAGATGTTAAAAAGAGGAACTGCAGTAACCTTCTGACATCAGCAGGTGGTGCAACTTTCCTTACTTTGCTCTGAATCGGCTGACGTCATTCACTGGTTGTTTTTATACAGTAAAATCTCatagctgtaaaatattttcatgtaaaataaagcgtgatttttttttttttaagtaataaaaatgctttcttactaaaacaaatattgGATTCAAGGTCTTCTTTTAGCTGCTTAGattttaaacatccatccattttctgtacacccttgtccctagtggggtctggaggggtgctggtgcctatctccagcgaacgtttctaAAAACTATTAACAAGGATCCACAGTGATTTCACAAGTTGTGACTTGGgaactttatttataatttgaagggggggaaaaaagtgcaaTCTTTTGAAGATTCTGATCACAGAGATATGGCTGTGTGAAAATGGGTCGAGAAACTCATTTTCCAGTGGCAgacgtctttttttttgtttgtttgtttgtttttgctccaaATTTAAGATTATACAAAAGGTAGTACATCCCACTGCTTCTTGGGTTTCATCTATTGAacagtctgtaaacaaaacttacacaggtgttgtttttattgtatttgttaaCCAAGAGAAGACATTAGACATGAGAGTAGTAGTCTACATTAGTAGACTGATGTCTTTAGAGTAGACTTTCTAAAGACATCAGTGAAACTACTG
This Xiphophorus hellerii strain 12219 chromosome 23, Xiphophorus_hellerii-4.1, whole genome shotgun sequence DNA region includes the following protein-coding sequences:
- the thoc3 gene encoding THO complex subunit 3 — protein: MKKIGGGKMASQYYQEMQESFRNNNKSREFPAHTAKVHSVAWSCDGRRLASGSFDKTASVFILEKDRLVKENNYRGHSDSVDQLCWHPTNPDLFVTASGDKTIRIWDVRTTKCVATVNTKGENINICWSPDGQTIAVGNKDDVVTFIDAKTHRSRAEEQFKFEVNEISWNNDNDMFFLTNGNGCINILSYPDLKPIQSINAHPSNCICIKFDPTGKYFATGSADALVSLWDVEELVCVRCFSRLDWPVRTLSFSNDGKMLASASEDHFIDIAEVETGEKLWEVQCDSPTFTVAWHPKRPLLAYACDDKEGKYDNNREAGTVKLFGLPNDS